A portion of the Candidatus Saccharimonadales bacterium genome contains these proteins:
- a CDS encoding GTPase, which produces MTTQPTVTKTQQLPSVVIVGRINVGKSRLFNRLTSASQTLVSPIGGTTRDRNIGRVTWRGKTFELVDTGGVDVSLIKE; this is translated from the coding sequence ATGACGACTCAACCGACCGTTACAAAAACGCAGCAACTTCCAAGCGTGGTGATTGTCGGCCGAATTAACGTCGGCAAGTCACGACTTTTTAACCGCCTGACCAGCGCCAGCCAGACATTAGTTTCGCCAATTGGCGGCACAACCCGCGACCGCAATATTGGCCGGGTAACCTGGCGCGGTAAAACATTTGAACTTGTTGACACGGGCGGAGTCGATGTTAGTTTAATTAAAGAAAG